From a region of the Oryza sativa Japonica Group chromosome 6, ASM3414082v1 genome:
- the LOC107275500 gene encoding RING-H2 finger protein ATL39 has translation MLYLAGARWVLLLLAAVTVLLCLQLSARDNAVDGAAAAAAAAGPAQTADLPLQQPAALPREAPAEGDLRGLGASSSPVFVVAVLPAYAWRKKAAVDGDDGDGECAICLGEVRRGQVVKQLPACTHLFHARCIDKWLITSQGTCPVCRTPVDSAAAALQAVRVADQPP, from the coding sequence aTGCTGTACCTCGCCGGAGCACGCTGGGTGCTCCTGCTCCTCGCCGCGGTCACGGTCCTCCTCTGCCTCCAGCTATCGGCCAGGGACAACGCcgtcgatggcgccgccgccgccgccgctgccgcaggcCCAGCTCAAACAGCTGATCTCCCGCTGCAACAGCCGGCGGCGCTCCCGCGCGAGGCGCCCGCAGAAGGTGATCTGCGTGGGcttggcgcgtcgtcgtcgccggtcttcgtcgtcgccgtcctgcCGGCGTACGCGTGGAGGAAgaaggccgccgtcgacggcgacgacggggacggcgagTGCGCGATCTGCCTCGGCGAGGTGCGGCGAGGGCAGGTGGTGAAGCAGCTGCCGGCGTGCACGCACCTGTTCCACGCGAGGTGCATCGACAAGTGGCTGATCACGTCGCAGGGGACTTGCCCGGTGTGCCGGACTCCGgtggactccgccgccgccgccctgcaaGCCGTGAGAGTTGCCGATCAGCCACCGTAG